GCGGAATCTTGCCGACAAGCGAGGCCGCCGCATACACGCCGGCGAGTGCCGGATCAAAGAAATGTTTGACCAGCACCACGTCGGCCGAGCCGATAAACGCGACGGCGATGGCGATCGCAGCGGAGGCGCCGCTGGCACCGGCAATCCTGCGCCAGTCGTAGTGCACCTCGGCCGGTTCCACGCGCCGATAGTATCGTAGCAAGCGTATTCCGACGAAAGCGAAGCCGCAGATACCCCCGACCATAAAGCCGAGAATTCCGCCAATGAGGCCCCAGCCGATTGCCGTAAAAGCCAAGAGGCCGACGACCTTCATCACGCCTTCGGTTGCAGCAGAGCCCGCGAACGTGCCGAAGCTTTGCGTGCCTTGAACCAGCGAACGCCCCGCACCGCTGGCAAGGCCAATCGCGGCTAACACGCCGACGAGCGGAACCGTCCAGGCCGGCACGTGCAAGAAATGCGCGATCGGCAGCGCAAAAATCGCCGCGATCGCGATATACACAATCCCGATAGCGCCGAAGCCCCGAGCGAGGCTAATCGCCAATCCACGAATGTGCCGGTCATCGTGCAATGCCCGAAATTCCGCAGCGAAGCGTACGATGACCGGCGCAAAAAGACTGGCGGGAAGCGCCGCGAGGGTGAATGCGGAGATGAGAGCGTAGAGCGTGCCGTATTCGGCCACACCCAAACGACGGCTCGCAATCGCATGGAAGACAAAGCCCCCGACGCTGAGCACCATGGTAGACGCAAACACGAGCGCACTTTGCTGCATCATGCCGTTGGACTTAAGCCGCGCTAAAAGTCGCGGATAGGACGCTTTGACCGAATCACCCGAATGCACGCCCATCCATACGACGCAACGGGCTGCGTACCCGTTTCTGCAGGTGCTCGCTTCATCGCGTTTTAAGCCAATGGAGATGGACGTCACACCACTCGCGCTGGCCGATGCGCGCCTGCTCGTGCCGCGCGCCTTCGCGGATGCGCGCGGCTTTTTCATGGAAACCTACTCGTTGGAACGCTACCGAGCGGCTGGAATCCACGATGCGTTCGTGCAGGACAACATCTCGGTTTCGTGCCGTGGAACGCTGCGAGGCCTCCACTCCGATCCCCGGATGGCCAAGCTGGTGCAGGTGCTCGCGGGCGAGGCTTACGACGTTATCGTCGATCTGCGCCGCGATAGCCCCACCTACCGGCACTGGTTCGGGGCCACGCTCAACGCGGCAAACCGCACCCAGCTCTACGTGCCGCCCGGCTTTCTCCACGGCTACCTGGCACTAGCCGACGATACGATTTTTTCCTATAAACAGAGCGCGCTCTACGACCCCGCGATGGAGTTCGGGGTCGCCTGGAACGACCCAGACCTGGCGATCGGGTGGCCGCTCGATGGCATGGCGCCGCTCCTGAGCCCGAAAGACTCCGCCAACCCCACGCTGCGCGAGCTGGGCTACCTGTAACACTCGGGCCGCGGCCGAGTAGAACCGGGCAGAGGAACCGAATCGAAAGGGAGATGGCGATCGGAGATCAGGGCGACGAGGCTCTGGTACGGCGAATCCGGGAAGGCGAGAGCGAGCTCTTCGCGACCTTGGTGGACCGTTACAAGCGCGGGATCGCGAACTTCATCGGGGCGAGCGTACGGAGCGCTCCCGACGTGGCGGACCTCTCGCAGGAGACGTTCTTGCGAGCCTATGCCCACCTCGGGACGTTCAACCCGCAGCTCGGGAAGTTTTCGACCTGGATCTACCAAATCGCCCGCAACGTCGTGAGGACGCACCTCGGCAAAGCCCAGCGCCGCCCCGCGACGCTCGAGCTGCCGCAGGACCAAACGCTCGAAGCCGCGTTGCCGGATCTCTCCCGCGAATCGGACCCGGCAGGGGGCATTCTGCGCCAAGAAGCCGAGCGCGAATTGCGCGAAGCGTTGGCGGAACTCCCCGAACGAACGAGGACGGTACTGGCGTTGCGCTACTTCGACAATATGGAATACCACACGATCGCGAGCACGCTCGGGCTCTCGCTGGGCAACGTCAAAACGCTGATCCATCGCGGCAAGATCGCCCTGGCAAAAAAGATGCACGAGCGCGAACATCGGCGGGCCGCACCAAAGCCGCAAGGAGGCATCCGTGCGCTGCTCCTCGTGTGAACCGTTGCTGGATTGCTACGTTGAGGGCACGCTGCCTGCGCCTCGCATGCACGGCGTGCGCGACCACCTGCGCGAGTGCGCGACGTGTACGGGCGTGATTGCGGAACTCCGCGTCGTCGACGCGCTTCTGGCGACAACCGTGAAGCAAGAATTACCGCCGAATTTCACCTTCGCCGTGATGGCGCAGGCGCGCAGCCTTCCGGCTCCGTCTGCCGCGCGCGGTTCGGTGTGGACAATGCTCGGTATGTATTTGATTGCTACGTGGATCGGGCTCTCGGCCGGTTTTTGGGCGTTCGGCTCGCGTGCTTCGCTCGCAACCCTATCGTTGCGCGAAGCGACCGTGCATGCATTGGGCGCGCTCTCGGGCGCAGCGCACGCCTTTGCGCCGGCGACGCCGTTGGTGGTTGGAGGAATGGTAACCATTCTCGCCGTCGATTGCGTGTTGATTTTTGGCGTCATCGTATTTTACACCCACGTTCGCCCGCGCTTAGTCGCGCATCTCGTCCCCCTGGAGGCATCATGAAGACGTCCATTCTCAGCATTGCAGCGGTAACGCTGGCATTCTTTGCGGCCGTCTTCGCCGCTACCGGAACGGCGCAAGCTCACGCGCGCAGCGTCTATCACGGCGGCACGTATTTCGGATCGGTGATCGTCGAACCGGGGCAAGTGGTGGACGGCGATTTGAACGTGCTCTTCGGCAACGCCACCATCGACGGCACCGTG
The DNA window shown above is from Candidatus Dormiibacterota bacterium and carries:
- a CDS encoding sigma-70 family RNA polymerase sigma factor codes for the protein MAIGDQGDEALVRRIREGESELFATLVDRYKRGIANFIGASVRSAPDVADLSQETFLRAYAHLGTFNPQLGKFSTWIYQIARNVVRTHLGKAQRRPATLELPQDQTLEAALPDLSRESDPAGGILRQEAERELREALAELPERTRTVLALRYFDNMEYHTIASTLGLSLGNVKTLIHRGKIALAKKMHEREHRRAAPKPQGGIRALLLV
- the rfbC gene encoding dTDP-4-dehydrorhamnose 3,5-epimerase, giving the protein MDVTPLALADARLLVPRAFADARGFFMETYSLERYRAAGIHDAFVQDNISVSCRGTLRGLHSDPRMAKLVQVLAGEAYDVIVDLRRDSPTYRHWFGATLNAANRTQLYVPPGFLHGYLALADDTIFSYKQSALYDPAMEFGVAWNDPDLAIGWPLDGMAPLLSPKDSANPTLRELGYL